The nucleotide window ttgggaacggaaccctaaaaaattgacGACCGCTCTCGGCGCTCTCCATTCAATAAACGTAGTCCCCAATTTCCTCTCTGGACATATTGACATGAAAAGAGAAAAAtgaagactacgtttgtatggaaaggcgatttctcgcggtcgtccactttcgtcttaatgatCTTTTGACTAAGTGTAGGTATTTGTAACTCCAGTTCAAATTGagatcataattatattaatatgacTAGATTTGATTCTCAAACTTCTAAGTACAGTCAGGCTCAGAAGTCACTTAGGAGGTATTAGTAAGATGCCACGGCAGATTGACTGTCCGTTGAcgtgttaaaatatttcaattaataaaataggtacaagGTGTAAAAGCGTTCAGCTTTCGAGCATGCGTGCTCACTTAATTATGCGTCTAAAACATGGTTCAAATACGCAATATAACAAATAGCGAGCCGTAATATTTCGATTTTTGAAAGTTTTTTATCGGGCGGTAGGGTTGGCAGCAGCTGCCTGAGAGAAGCGAACGCGCCGTTGAAGGCTTCCACGCGGATACGCTCGCGGGTGGCGTGCGCGGTGCGGTACTTGAGCGTGGCcctgcgccggcgccggcgctccTCGCGCGACAGCCCTGCGCAGGGGGAACCGGCGCCGCTCGAGAGGTAAGCTTCTTCGGACATTGCACATGGTTCTAGAGTCCTGtctctgaaataaaatattacatttatgtatataaatgtgttattgttattctctttatttattttccttcttAGGCTAGgtcatttataatatgaatataaaagtaaaatataaaaacacttacaaaataatacaaaatacacataaacacatatacctacctagtaaaTAAAACCCGGTTGCATTGGGCTACTATTCCGTGCATTGGACAGAGACAAACTTGGCTGTAAATTTTGAgataataactataataaggTCTCGTATTACCTCTacttatattgtatatattatatgggaCATGAGCCACATCAATATATTTGACATAAGACAGTAGCTTACGCAAAAATACTTATACTTCACATTAttgataaattataaattatacccAACGGACAGGGTTGATCAGACTCTAAATTAATAGCAGTTAGGCAATTTGAGCTTAGGGACCACGCCCCGGTACCTTTTAacaatgaaaatatcataattaatcATAAAGTGTTTATCAGAATTTTGCATGTACCTATATGATGCGAtaaatttgataaaatatttagaatatTTAGATGTATCACTGCGATTGCtgatacagtcagcagcagaagttgcgaagcgggcgaggtgtggaaaatgatcttgacgcgactttattgttaagagaataagtaatacatatacggtaattttgaacacctcgcccgcttagcaacttctgctgctgactgtacaatgttaAAAGGATATGTAGTTGTAATTATGAATAGTGCCATGTTAATAAAGTCTCAATACGTTCGCTTatgaaataagtattaaaattcCTTTATGGCGACTTTGTACTCAATATAATTACACTTACACTTACACTTAGCATTTAGCACGTACGTAGCGTTTACGTTAGCACTTAGTTAACGGACATTCAAACTGATTTACACCAACTAGGCttgcaaaaatatttaaacatattataattgGTTTTAATTATTCCAAATAGTTTCGTTACAATTATACCGTCGCGTGGGTGGCCCCGCGCGACGGTAACTGTAATGTGATGATACCTAATTGTAACGATTTTTAAAGACGTAATAATTCTTAGGTATGTCTGTAATTCTGTATTTTGTAGGTTGTTTTCActaaatttataatttcattcTTTCC belongs to Cydia strobilella chromosome 15, ilCydStro3.1, whole genome shotgun sequence and includes:
- the LOC134747716 gene encoding helix-loop-helix protein 1: MKSWLEASGMEDSLSCMLAEPREALLPITGRENLAPRKRDRTLEPCAMSEEAYLSSGAGSPCAGLSREERRRRRRATLKYRTAHATRERIRVEAFNGAFASLRQLLPTLPPDKKLSKIEILRLAICYIAYLNHVLDA